Proteins encoded by one window of Collimonas fungivorans:
- a CDS encoding DUF3426 domain-containing protein, producing MALATQCPHCQTTFRVANDQLKLRGGLVRCGSCREVFNGIEHLVRPDVAVPVSVPVSVPISRPVPAPATAPEQDAVTIQTHGFGADEAPQAEPQHSAPPPPVYVAPEPTPIPRPTPEPEPAVAVATDHPLPVIAPSAAPETTGRSMASGRVEAAIDGLEEDLRIAEETSQSAPADVHHTPFGLIKPSASTDPDEAASNPPTPNVWHRHVDEDEDKQMARMTLMHVAGQEDYVQAAKAESGTAADDDELDRIIDELQRKPWRAEKTPAVANPSNAADGGDGSSKKKNRDKTAAEPEPAAADEPDFVLSARRRQRIGGTLRWAMWGAGALLLVGLAGQSTYFFRDQLAARVPQLKPVLVGACAKIGCSVGLPMKIDSISIEANELQAVDPARNLFSLNLLLRNRSDTVQAWPNIELTLNDGNEKAIARRVFTPTII from the coding sequence ATGGCGCTCGCGACCCAATGTCCGCATTGCCAGACCACCTTCCGGGTCGCCAACGACCAGCTGAAGCTGCGCGGCGGCCTGGTTCGCTGCGGCAGCTGCCGCGAAGTCTTCAATGGCATCGAGCACCTGGTGCGGCCCGACGTGGCGGTCCCGGTATCGGTCCCGGTATCGGTCCCGATATCGAGACCGGTGCCGGCGCCTGCAACGGCGCCAGAGCAAGATGCTGTAACTATCCAGACCCACGGGTTTGGCGCTGACGAAGCACCCCAGGCGGAACCGCAGCATAGCGCTCCGCCGCCCCCGGTTTACGTCGCGCCCGAACCAACGCCGATACCGAGACCAACACCAGAACCCGAGCCGGCAGTCGCCGTCGCCACAGATCACCCGTTGCCTGTCATCGCACCTTCAGCCGCGCCTGAAACCACCGGCCGATCAATGGCATCGGGTCGGGTGGAAGCGGCGATTGACGGCCTCGAAGAGGATTTGCGGATCGCCGAAGAAACCAGCCAGTCGGCGCCGGCCGATGTGCATCACACGCCGTTCGGCCTGATCAAACCCTCCGCCTCTACCGATCCGGACGAAGCGGCAAGCAATCCGCCGACGCCGAATGTCTGGCATCGTCATGTCGACGAAGACGAAGACAAGCAGATGGCGCGCATGACCTTGATGCATGTCGCCGGCCAGGAAGATTACGTGCAGGCTGCAAAAGCCGAATCCGGCACCGCTGCTGACGACGATGAACTGGATCGCATCATCGATGAATTGCAGCGCAAGCCGTGGCGGGCGGAAAAGACCCCTGCCGTGGCAAATCCCTCGAACGCAGCGGACGGCGGCGACGGCAGCAGCAAAAAGAAGAACCGCGACAAAACCGCTGCCGAACCGGAGCCGGCTGCTGCCGACGAGCCCGATTTTGTGCTGAGCGCAAGGCGCAGGCAACGGATCGGCGGCACGCTGCGCTGGGCCATGTGGGGCGCAGGTGCGCTACTGCTGGTCGGGTTGGCCGGACAATCGACTTATTTCTTTCGCGACCAGCTGGCGGCGCGCGTGCCGCAGCTCAAGCCGGTGCTGGTCGGCGCTTGCGCGAAAATCGGCTGCAGCGTCGGCCTGCCCATGAAAATCGACAGCATTTCCATCGAAGCCAACGAGCTGCAGGCGGTCGATCCGGCCCGCAACCTGTTTTCGCTGAACCTGCTGCTGCGCAACCGCAGCGACACGGTGCAAGCCTGGCCCAATATCGAACTGACCTTAAACGACGGCAACGAGAAGGCGATAGCGCGCCGGGTGTTTACCCCCACGATTATTTGA
- the prmA gene encoding 50S ribosomal protein L11 methyltransferase produces the protein MSWTEIVIEVALNDAETLSDALMDAGALSVSVEDADLGTAAEQPLFGEPGMEPKEAAWQRSRVVVLAEVDADHAAIVSNAAKACGVAVPPYSLRPVAAQDWVRLTQSQFEPIHIGKNIWVVPSWHDAPDANGLILELDPGLAFGTGSHPTTRLCMEWLEIHVPLQKPKSLLDYGCGSGILAMVAMKLGSDSTVVGVDIDPHAIDAARYNSERNHCDVAYYLPEDFSAKSTVQVFDIVVANILSGPLKLMAPMLCSRIAAGGSLTLSGVLAEQAQDVIAAYAQWLPLSVWAEQDGWVALSGTLK, from the coding sequence ATGAGCTGGACCGAAATTGTTATTGAAGTTGCCCTGAACGACGCCGAAACGCTGTCTGATGCGTTGATGGATGCCGGCGCCTTATCGGTTTCGGTGGAAGATGCCGACCTGGGAACCGCCGCCGAGCAGCCTTTGTTCGGCGAACCCGGCATGGAACCCAAGGAAGCCGCCTGGCAGCGCAGCCGGGTAGTGGTGCTGGCCGAAGTCGACGCCGATCATGCAGCGATCGTCAGCAACGCCGCCAAGGCTTGCGGCGTCGCGGTCCCGCCCTACTCGCTGCGGCCGGTGGCGGCGCAAGACTGGGTGCGGCTGACGCAATCGCAGTTTGAACCCATCCATATCGGCAAGAATATCTGGGTGGTGCCTAGCTGGCACGATGCGCCCGACGCCAACGGCCTGATCCTGGAACTCGATCCGGGCCTGGCTTTCGGCACCGGCAGCCATCCGACCACCCGCCTTTGCATGGAATGGCTGGAAATCCATGTACCGCTGCAAAAGCCGAAATCGCTGCTCGATTACGGCTGCGGCTCGGGCATCCTGGCCATGGTGGCCATGAAACTCGGCAGCGACAGCACCGTCGTCGGCGTCGATATCGACCCGCATGCGATCGATGCAGCACGCTACAACAGCGAACGCAATCACTGCGACGTCGCCTATTACCTGCCGGAAGATTTCAGCGCCAAGAGCACGGTGCAAGTATTCGATATCGTGGTCGCCAACATCCTGTCCGGTCCGCTCAAGCTGATGGCGCCCATGCTGTGCAGCCGCATCGCTGCCGGCGGCAGCCTGACCCTGTCCGGCGTGCTGGCGGAACAGGCGCAAGACGTCATCGCCGCCTACGCGCAGTGGCTGCCCCTGAGTGTCTGGGCAGAGCAGGATGGCTGGGTAGCGCTGTCCGGAACCTTGAAGTAA
- the accC gene encoding acetyl-CoA carboxylase biotin carboxylase subunit, with protein MFEKILIANRGEIALRIQRACREMGIKTVMVHSEADRDAKYVKLADESVCIGPAPSSLSYLNMPAIISAAEVTDAEAIHPGYGFLSENADFAERVEQSGFVFIGPRPANIRLMGDKVSAKQAMIRAGVPCVPGSEGALPDDPKEIVKIARKIGYPVIIKAAGGGGGRGMRVVHTEAALANAVTMTKTEAGAAFGNPEVYMEKYLENPRHVEIQILADQFKNAVWLGERDCSMQRRHQKVIEEAPAPGIPRKVIEKIGDRCAEACRKMDYRGAGTFEFLYENGEFYFIEMNTRVQVEHPITEMITGIDIVQEQIRIAAGEKLRFRQRDIQLSGHAIECRINAEDPFKFTPSPGKILSWHAPGGPGIRVDSHAYAGYFVPPHYDSMVGKVISYGSTREQAIKRMQIALSEMVVEGIQTNIQLHRELMIDARFIEGGTNIHYLEHKLAERPVVAKETDKAAKK; from the coding sequence ATGTTTGAAAAAATCCTTATCGCCAACCGCGGCGAAATCGCCTTGCGCATCCAACGCGCCTGCCGTGAAATGGGCATCAAGACCGTCATGGTCCATTCCGAGGCAGACCGTGACGCCAAGTATGTGAAACTGGCGGACGAATCGGTCTGTATCGGGCCGGCGCCATCCAGCCTGAGCTACCTCAACATGCCGGCCATCATCAGCGCAGCTGAAGTGACCGACGCCGAGGCCATCCACCCAGGCTACGGCTTCCTGTCCGAGAACGCCGATTTCGCCGAGCGGGTTGAGCAGTCGGGTTTCGTGTTCATCGGCCCGCGGCCGGCGAACATCCGCCTGATGGGCGATAAAGTATCGGCCAAACAAGCCATGATCCGCGCCGGCGTGCCCTGCGTTCCCGGCTCGGAAGGCGCGTTGCCGGATGATCCGAAGGAAATCGTCAAGATTGCCCGCAAGATCGGCTATCCGGTCATCATCAAGGCGGCCGGCGGCGGCGGCGGACGCGGCATGCGCGTGGTGCACACCGAAGCGGCGCTGGCCAATGCGGTGACCATGACCAAGACCGAAGCCGGCGCCGCGTTCGGCAATCCGGAAGTGTATATGGAGAAGTACCTGGAAAATCCGCGCCACGTGGAAATCCAGATCCTGGCCGACCAGTTCAAGAACGCAGTCTGGCTGGGCGAACGCGATTGCTCCATGCAGCGCCGCCACCAGAAAGTGATCGAAGAAGCGCCGGCGCCAGGCATCCCGCGCAAGGTCATCGAAAAAATCGGCGACCGCTGCGCCGAAGCTTGCCGCAAGATGGATTACCGCGGCGCCGGCACTTTCGAATTCCTGTATGAAAACGGCGAGTTCTATTTCATCGAAATGAACACTCGGGTCCAGGTTGAGCATCCGATCACCGAAATGATCACCGGCATCGACATCGTGCAGGAACAGATCCGCATCGCCGCCGGCGAAAAGCTGCGCTTCCGCCAGCGCGATATCCAGCTCTCCGGCCACGCCATCGAATGCCGCATCAACGCCGAAGACCCGTTCAAGTTCACGCCGTCGCCAGGCAAGATCCTGTCGTGGCATGCGCCTGGCGGTCCTGGCATCCGGGTCGATTCCCATGCCTATGCGGGTTATTTCGTGCCGCCGCATTATGATTCGATGGTGGGCAAGGTAATTTCCTATGGTTCCACCCGTGAGCAGGCGATCAAGCGGATGCAGATCGCCCTGTCCGAGATGGTGGTGGAAGGGATTCAAACCAACATCCAGCTGCACCGTGAACTGATGATTGACGCCCGTTTCATCGAAGGCGGCACCAACATCCACTACCTGGAACACAAACTGGCCGAGCGGCCGGTGGTGGCGAAGGAAACGGATAAAGCAGCAAAGAAATAA
- the accB gene encoding acetyl-CoA carboxylase biotin carboxyl carrier protein: MDLRKLKTLIDLVAESDIEELEVTEGESKVRIVKSSASQQNQVVMMQPQQQHPAQYQVAAPAPVAAAAPVEVAAVPEGHIVKSPMVGTFYRSSAPGSPAFVEIGSEIKEGGTLCIIEAMKLLNEIEADASGVVKKILVENGQPVEFGQPLFIIG; encoded by the coding sequence ATGGATTTGAGAAAACTCAAAACGCTGATCGACCTCGTCGCTGAATCAGACATCGAAGAGCTGGAAGTGACGGAAGGCGAAAGCAAGGTCCGTATCGTCAAGTCGTCTGCATCCCAGCAAAACCAGGTTGTCATGATGCAACCGCAACAACAGCATCCGGCCCAGTACCAGGTAGCCGCACCGGCGCCAGTGGCTGCCGCGGCGCCGGTAGAAGTGGCCGCTGTACCGGAAGGCCATATCGTCAAATCGCCTATGGTCGGTACCTTCTACCGCTCGTCGGCGCCCGGCTCGCCGGCATTTGTCGAAATCGGCTCGGAAATCAAGGAAGGCGGCACGCTGTGCATCATCGAAGCGATGAAGCTGCTCAATGAAATCGAAGCCGACGCTTCCGGCGTAGTGAAGAAGATACTGGTGGAAAACGGCCAGCCGGTCGAATTCGGCCAGCCGCTGTTCATCATTGGTTGA
- the aroQ gene encoding type II 3-dehydroquinate dehydratase has translation MAKNILLLNGPNLNLLGTREPEVYGSTSLSDIEQAARVQATAAGARLEHFQSNHEGALIDRIHAAKAEGVDAIVINPGGLTHTSVALRDALSGVAIRFVEVHISNIHQREAFRHHSYLSDVAVGVICGLGVDGYHAAIDFAIKKL, from the coding sequence ATGGCAAAAAATATACTTCTACTCAACGGACCCAACCTGAATTTGCTGGGTACAAGAGAGCCAGAAGTCTACGGTTCGACCTCGCTGAGCGATATCGAACAAGCAGCTCGGGTCCAGGCAACTGCTGCTGGGGCTCGGCTTGAGCACTTCCAAAGCAATCACGAAGGCGCCCTGATAGACCGCATCCATGCGGCCAAGGCAGAAGGCGTCGACGCCATTGTGATCAACCCGGGCGGGCTCACGCACACCAGCGTCGCCCTGCGCGACGCATTGAGCGGAGTGGCAATCCGTTTTGTCGAGGTCCACATCTCGAATATCCACCAGCGAGAAGCGTTTCGACATCATTCCTATTTATCGGATGTCGCTGTTGGAGTCATTTGCGGTTTAGGCGTGGATGGCTATCATGCAGCAATTGATTTTGCCATTAAGAAACTCTAG
- a CDS encoding TlpA family protein disulfide reductase — protein MKRNILIFVPIAILFCAIGVYFGMQRHTPAAPESVAVAALLAQEMPDASGKASALSQWKGKPLVVNFWATWCAPCVEEMPELNALQTEIAAKNIQVVGIGIDSADNIAKFADKYKISYPLYVAGTGATALLRQFGNQSGGLPFTVLIGHDGAVKKMYLGSIKFDELRKDLALL, from the coding sequence ATGAAAAGAAACATATTGATATTTGTGCCGATCGCCATCCTATTTTGCGCGATCGGCGTTTATTTCGGCATGCAACGCCATACCCCGGCTGCGCCGGAAAGCGTGGCGGTAGCGGCCCTGCTGGCCCAGGAAATGCCTGACGCCAGCGGCAAGGCCAGCGCCTTGTCGCAGTGGAAAGGCAAACCCCTGGTCGTCAATTTCTGGGCAACCTGGTGTGCGCCCTGCGTGGAAGAGATGCCGGAACTGAATGCCCTACAAACCGAGATAGCTGCCAAAAACATCCAGGTTGTGGGCATCGGCATCGATTCTGCCGACAACATCGCAAAATTTGCCGACAAATACAAAATCTCCTACCCCTTGTATGTGGCCGGTACCGGCGCCACCGCACTATTGCGGCAGTTCGGCAACCAGAGCGGCGGCCTGCCGTTCACCGTCTTGATCGGCCACGATGGCGCAGTGAAAAAAATGTACCTGGGCAGCATCAAATTCGACGAATTGCGAAAAGACTTGGCATTGCTATAA
- the mpl gene encoding UDP-N-acetylmuramate:L-alanyl-gamma-D-glutamyl-meso-diaminopimelate ligase, with protein MHIHILGICGTFMGGLAVLAKQAGHKVTGCDANVYPPMSTQLEAQGISLIQGFGVEQTALQPDLYVIGNVVVRGNPLMEEILNRGLPYVSGPQWIGEHILRDKWVLAVAGTHGKTTTSAMLAWILEDAGYDPGFLIGGVPMNFGISARLSGKEGAAPSSFFVIEADEYDTAFFDKRSKFVHYHAKTAILNNLEYDHADIFPDLAAIETQFHHLVRTIPGVGRLVVNAREPALQRVLERGCWSEKEFFGSDQQDWSLHTQDNGHFEVGFNGRPQGTVQWELSGEHNRMNALAAIAAARHVGVPPAQAIDALSRFENVKRRMELRGTVREIAVYDDFAHHPTAIATTIAGLRKKVGAARILAVLEPRSNTMKLGAMKEALPGSLGEADLVFGYGAKGTGKDALDWDLAAALQPLGGKASTYHELDQLVAAIAKAARPGDQVLVMSNGGFGGVHQKILAALSLPPSLPLPGAQ; from the coding sequence ATGCATATTCATATCCTTGGCATCTGCGGCACCTTTATGGGCGGTTTGGCGGTGCTGGCCAAACAGGCCGGGCATAAAGTCACCGGCTGCGACGCCAATGTGTACCCGCCGATGAGCACCCAGCTGGAAGCGCAGGGAATCAGCCTGATCCAGGGTTTTGGCGTCGAACAGACCGCCTTGCAGCCGGACTTGTACGTGATCGGCAATGTTGTGGTGCGCGGCAACCCCTTGATGGAAGAAATCCTGAACCGCGGCTTGCCTTATGTCTCCGGGCCGCAGTGGATAGGCGAGCACATCCTGCGCGACAAGTGGGTGCTGGCGGTGGCCGGCACCCATGGCAAGACCACCACCTCCGCCATGCTGGCCTGGATCCTGGAAGACGCCGGCTACGATCCGGGTTTCCTGATCGGCGGCGTGCCGATGAATTTCGGCATTTCGGCGCGTTTGTCGGGTAAAGAGGGCGCGGCGCCATCGTCATTCTTTGTCATCGAAGCCGATGAATACGATACGGCTTTTTTCGACAAACGCAGCAAATTCGTCCATTACCACGCCAAGACCGCGATCCTGAACAACCTGGAATATGACCACGCCGACATTTTCCCCGACCTGGCGGCGATCGAAACCCAGTTCCATCACCTGGTGCGCACCATCCCGGGCGTAGGCCGGCTGGTCGTCAATGCCCGCGAGCCGGCGTTGCAGCGTGTGCTGGAGCGCGGCTGCTGGAGCGAAAAGGAATTTTTCGGCAGCGACCAGCAGGACTGGTCGTTGCATACCCAGGACAACGGTCATTTTGAGGTCGGCTTCAATGGCCGGCCTCAGGGCACGGTGCAATGGGAGCTGAGCGGCGAACATAACCGCATGAATGCCCTGGCTGCGATTGCCGCCGCCCGCCATGTCGGTGTGCCGCCGGCCCAGGCCATCGACGCCTTGTCCCGTTTCGAAAATGTGAAGCGCCGCATGGAATTGCGTGGCACGGTACGCGAGATTGCGGTGTACGACGATTTTGCCCACCATCCGACCGCCATCGCCACCACGATCGCCGGCTTGCGCAAGAAAGTCGGCGCGGCGCGCATCCTGGCGGTGCTGGAACCGCGCTCGAATACGATGAAGCTGGGCGCCATGAAAGAAGCGTTGCCGGGCAGCTTGGGCGAGGCCGACCTGGTGTTCGGTTATGGCGCCAAGGGAACCGGCAAGGATGCGCTGGACTGGGACCTGGCCGCGGCGCTGCAGCCGCTGGGAGGCAAAGCGAGTACTTACCACGAGCTCGACCAGCTGGTGGCGGCGATAGCCAAGGCCGCCAGGCCGGGCGACCAGGTGCTGGTGATGAGCAACGGCGGTTTCGGCGGCGTCCATCAAAAAATTCTTGCCGCACTGTCTTTGCCGCCATCGTTACCCCTGCCTGGTGCGCAATGA
- a CDS encoding YqiA/YcfP family alpha/beta fold hydrolase gives MILYLHGFRSSPQSFKARLLAERMQQLGRAAEYQCPQLPASPAAAIAMAQDCIKDCDPAALTLVGSSLGGYYATWLAEQLGCRAVLLNPAVKPPRDLEKYVGVSTQYHSDQPFEFKREYVAELQALQVDRITRPQRYFLIAATGDEVLDWQEMVGHYPQARQQVIQGSDHGISEFAEYADAVLVFCGIAVAHGAASAIVSAAGT, from the coding sequence ATGATCCTGTACCTGCACGGCTTCCGCTCGTCGCCGCAGTCGTTCAAGGCGCGCTTGCTGGCTGAGCGCATGCAGCAGCTGGGAAGGGCAGCCGAATACCAGTGTCCGCAATTGCCCGCCTCGCCGGCAGCCGCGATCGCCATGGCGCAAGATTGCATCAAAGATTGCGATCCGGCCGCACTGACCCTGGTCGGCTCCTCGCTCGGCGGTTATTACGCCACCTGGCTGGCCGAGCAGCTCGGCTGCCGCGCAGTGCTGCTGAATCCGGCGGTCAAGCCGCCGCGCGACCTGGAAAAGTATGTCGGCGTCAGCACCCAATACCATTCCGACCAGCCGTTTGAATTCAAGCGCGAGTACGTCGCCGAGCTGCAGGCGTTGCAGGTCGACCGGATCACCAGGCCGCAGCGTTATTTCCTGATCGCCGCCACCGGCGACGAAGTGCTGGACTGGCAAGAAATGGTCGGCCATTACCCGCAAGCCAGGCAACAGGTGATCCAAGGCAGCGACCACGGCATCAGCGAATTCGCCGAATATGCCGATGCGGTGCTGGTCTTTTGCGGAATTGCCGTTGCTCATGGAGCCGCATCTGCTATTGTTTCGGCAGCGGGCACCTGA
- a CDS encoding chorismate--pyruvate lyase family protein: MPRSRTCAKWHDHANGVHPSDNLRGWLTDRVSLTYKLMAHCQQFRVQRLRQQRASCLADEWQRIELPRRLQVQERDVLLRCDDRPMVLGHTVVALDATTTEWPFFSTLGERSLGTTLFGDPLVARGQLQFARLYHDHPLVQRMCAATGADGFAYPLWARRSTFRRKTGVMLVTEVFFPEIEQLQRTRPDPKAMASQPVRQVVPAYQQHSFDAAAQPAAVSSEIHTEIHK; encoded by the coding sequence ATGCCGCGCTCCCGTACCTGTGCCAAATGGCATGACCATGCCAATGGCGTCCATCCCTCCGATAATCTGCGCGGCTGGCTGACCGACCGCGTTTCGCTGACCTACAAGCTGATGGCGCACTGCCAGCAGTTCCGGGTCCAGCGCCTGCGCCAGCAGCGAGCGTCATGCCTGGCGGACGAGTGGCAAAGGATAGAACTGCCGCGCCGCCTGCAGGTGCAGGAGCGGGATGTCTTGCTGCGCTGTGACGACCGTCCGATGGTGCTGGGGCACACGGTAGTAGCGCTGGATGCCACCACCACCGAATGGCCGTTCTTCAGTACACTGGGTGAGCGCTCGCTAGGCACCACGCTGTTCGGCGACCCGCTGGTGGCGCGCGGACAGCTGCAGTTTGCCCGCCTTTATCACGATCATCCGCTGGTGCAGCGCATGTGCGCCGCGACCGGCGCCGACGGTTTTGCCTATCCGCTCTGGGCCAGGCGCTCGACCTTCCGCCGCAAAACCGGCGTGATGCTGGTGACAGAAGTATTTTTCCCCGAGATCGAACAACTGCAGAGGACGCGGCCGGATCCGAAGGCGATGGCCTCCCAGCCTGTCAGGCAGGTTGTTCCGGCCTATCAACAACATTCATTTGACGCTGCGGCACAGCCGGCAGCGGTATCGTCAGAAATCCACACAGAAATTCACAAGTAA
- a CDS encoding ribonuclease catalytic domain-containing protein, protein MNLFFEESGDFKAGVVLSQQGEAYQVELQSGKRSKVKSKDVLLQFTAPTPQQLLEEAQQIAQGIELDFLWEVAGQEEFGFAELGAEYFGHAPLPAEAAGLLLSLHTAPIYFYKKGKGRYKAAPETSLKAAQAGIEKKKQQALVQAEYVTQLKAGQLPEVMKPLALQLLFKPDKNSIEYKALETACNELQTSPQRLMLTVGGIASPKQLHLSRFLLEFFPKGSGFPKIVIPAVAELPLASVQAFSIDDVTTTEIDDALSVQTLADGKVRVGIHIAAPGLGIKRGDALDAIARQRMSTVYMPGDKITMLPDELVEAFTLAEGKNCPALSLYATLDPADWSVVSTETKAELVPISANLRHNTLDELVTEENLANDAGEYPHKADIALLWKWIQVLEQGRMAKRESFGLRPEQNNRVDFNFYVEDEIVTIARRKRGAPLDKIVAELMIFANSSWGKLMSDHGVPGIYRAQGGGSGGWAAKMQVRMVTHAAPHQGLGVDQYAWSTSPLRRYTDLVNQWQILACVEGGVAAPLVAPFKPRDADLFAIVSGFDAAYSGYGDFQSNMERYWCLRWLGQEQAQHGMRQVEAAVLKDEILRLAEIPLIIKLPGMQQLARGTQVKLDILRWDEVELTVEARLLEVSAAPSTEAQQLEPEDEEEISEELDAAMDMPHETAHEAVDALPEDPAGDTAAEPGSAIGEIKPLTE, encoded by the coding sequence ATGAATCTATTTTTTGAAGAGTCCGGCGACTTTAAAGCAGGGGTTGTACTGTCGCAGCAAGGCGAGGCCTATCAGGTCGAACTGCAGTCGGGCAAACGCAGCAAGGTCAAATCCAAGGATGTGCTGTTGCAATTCACCGCGCCGACACCGCAACAGCTGCTGGAAGAAGCGCAGCAGATCGCGCAAGGGATAGAGCTCGATTTCCTGTGGGAAGTCGCGGGCCAGGAAGAATTCGGTTTTGCCGAGCTGGGTGCGGAATATTTCGGCCATGCGCCGTTGCCGGCTGAAGCCGCGGGTTTGCTGCTGAGCCTGCACACGGCGCCGATTTATTTTTATAAAAAGGGCAAGGGCCGTTACAAGGCGGCGCCGGAAACCTCGCTGAAAGCGGCCCAGGCCGGCATCGAAAAGAAAAAGCAGCAAGCCTTGGTGCAGGCCGAATATGTAACGCAGCTGAAGGCCGGGCAACTGCCGGAGGTGATGAAGCCGCTGGCGCTGCAGCTGCTGTTCAAGCCGGACAAGAACAGCATCGAATACAAGGCGCTGGAAACCGCCTGCAATGAATTGCAGACATCGCCGCAGCGCCTGATGTTGACGGTAGGCGGCATCGCCTCACCGAAGCAGTTGCATCTTTCCAGGTTCCTGCTGGAATTTTTCCCCAAGGGTTCAGGTTTTCCCAAGATCGTCATTCCAGCGGTAGCGGAGCTGCCGCTGGCATCGGTGCAGGCATTTTCCATTGACGATGTCACTACTACCGAAATCGACGATGCCTTGTCGGTGCAGACGCTGGCGGACGGCAAGGTGCGGGTCGGCATCCACATCGCGGCGCCGGGCCTGGGCATCAAGCGCGGTGACGCGCTTGATGCGATCGCGCGCCAGCGCATGTCGACCGTGTATATGCCGGGCGACAAGATCACCATGCTGCCGGACGAGCTGGTCGAGGCCTTCACCCTGGCCGAAGGCAAGAACTGCCCGGCGCTGTCCCTGTACGCCACGCTCGACCCTGCCGACTGGAGCGTGGTCAGCACCGAGACCAAGGCCGAACTGGTGCCGATTTCAGCCAACCTGCGCCACAACACGCTGGACGAGCTGGTGACCGAGGAAAATCTCGCCAACGACGCCGGCGAGTATCCGCACAAGGCTGACATTGCCTTGTTGTGGAAATGGATACAAGTGCTGGAGCAGGGCCGCATGGCCAAGCGCGAAAGTTTCGGCTTGCGGCCGGAACAGAACAATCGCGTCGACTTCAACTTCTACGTGGAAGACGAGATAGTCACCATCGCTCGCCGCAAGCGCGGTGCGCCGCTCGACAAGATCGTGGCGGAGCTGATGATCTTCGCCAACAGCAGCTGGGGCAAACTGATGTCCGACCATGGCGTGCCGGGCATCTACCGGGCGCAGGGCGGCGGCAGCGGCGGCTGGGCCGCCAAGATGCAGGTGCGCATGGTGACCCACGCGGCGCCGCATCAGGGGCTGGGAGTCGACCAGTACGCCTGGAGCACCTCGCCCTTGCGCCGGTACACCGACCTGGTCAACCAGTGGCAGATCCTGGCTTGCGTCGAAGGCGGAGTCGCGGCGCCCTTGGTCGCCCCATTCAAGCCGCGCGACGCCGATCTGTTCGCCATCGTATCCGGCTTCGACGCCGCTTATTCCGGTTATGGCGATTTCCAGTCGAACATGGAGCGTTACTGGTGTCTGCGCTGGCTGGGCCAGGAACAGGCGCAGCATGGAATGCGCCAGGTCGAGGCGGCAGTGCTGAAAGACGAAATCCTGCGCCTGGCAGAGATCCCGCTGATCATCAAATTGCCAGGCATGCAACAGCTGGCGCGCGGCACCCAGGTCAAGCTGGACATCCTGCGCTGGGATGAGGTCGAACTGACGGTCGAGGCACGCTTGCTGGAAGTCTCCGCGGCGCCAAGCACCGAGGCCCAGCAGCTGGAGCCGGAGGACGAAGAGGAAATTTCGGAAGAACTGGATGCGGCAATGGACATGCCGCACGAGACAGCGCATGAAGCGGTGGACGCGCTGCCGGAGGATCCTGCGGGCGATACGGCCGCCGAGCCTGGGAGCGCTATCGGGGAGATCAAGCCACTAACGGAATGA